TTTGGCACAATAAGGGCCGATCTTATGTTGAAAGGAAGATGCAATTTCAATTCATCTCTGATAGGCAACAATGGCTCGGTTTTGCCCGTAGAAATTTGGATGAAGGTGCTGGATCTTCAGGGAGATATAGTTACCATGGTTGTCGCCAGAGATCAGAGTTCTTATGAAAAGATACAGGCTGAGCTGCGGTGGCGGCTCGAATTCGAAAAGGTGATATCAAATGTATCGGGAATTCTAAAGAACTACGAAGATATAGATAGGGCTATCGATAAAGCACTCGCAGAGCTTTGTCGTTTGACCGGGGCCGACAGATCTTACGTATTTCTCTTCGATAACGAATCAGATTTCATGAGTAACACTCATGAATGGTGCCGAGAAGGCGTCGAATCGGAGAAAGAGGCCCTTCAGAAACTTCCTTTAAGCGATTACCCCTGGTGGATGAAAGAGCTTCAAAAGGGTGAGGTTATGAACATAATAGTAGATGAACTTCCTGAGGATGCGAAGCCGGAAGCGGAGATTATGAGAAGGCGTAAAATACAGTCTCTGGTGGTGGTTCCGATCTTCACCAGGCAGAAACTGGTAGGTTTCGCCGGTTTAGACAGCCTGGAAGGCTACTTCAAATGGAACGAAGCCGATATAGAGCTTCTGAAGGTCTTCGTGTCTCTTATATCGGAAGTTGTAGGCTTTTCGCTTTTGACCTGAGATAAAACCTCCCTAATAAGAAAATCAATAGCCTCTGTACCCATTCAAAGGACATTAACCCCGAATGGAAAGCACCGTATCCAATAAACAAATCAGCAACAATTGAGGTAATCCAGAATAGGGTCATTAAGCACGAACTTCGAGAAGGCAAGAGTAACAACCGTTAGAAATAGTGCCGTTACTCTGGACAGGAGATCATCTCTGCCCCCTTTTCTGGGAATCTCCACTCTGAACACCTCTTTCATTTTCTGGAAAAGCCTCTCTATCTTCCATCGCTTTGAATATGTCTGTGAGTGCTTCTCCTTGAAGCTCGAGTCCTTCTTTCTCGATTTCGGTCTCACTATGGCACGTAGATCGCCTTCTTTGGTGAATTGGGACAAGAAGCTCCCTTTGAAGTAACCCCTATCGGCTATAATCAGACCATTGAGATTGTCGAGCATCTCCTTTCCAATGTCGACATCAACAGTAAAATAAGAAAAACGCCGGTAGAAAATGTGAAAAAGCATCGGGAGAAATTGTGGACTAACATTTGAATATTCTCAGGCAAAAAGGGGGTATTCAGATGTTGGGAGAGAAGCAGGTCATTGAAATAAGAATACTTAGCAAGAGGGGAATTACAAACAGAGAGATAGCCAGAGAAATGGGCTGCCATGAAAACACAGTCAGCAAGTATTTGAAGGAGGATTGGAAGAAGATGAAGGGTATTTCAAAACTGGATCCTTACAAAGAGCACATAATCAAAAGGCTAGAAGAGTATCCGTCAATAAAAGCCACAGTGTTGTTCAAAGAGATAAAGGCTCAAGGTTACACCGGAGGAATGACGATAGTTCGGATGTATGTGCACTCCATACGTCCGGAGGATGAAATTGAGAGCACAAGATTTGAGACAGCTCCGGGCAGGCAATTCCAGGCCGATTGGGGAGAGGGTGAGACCAGGATAGGTGGAAAGTCGGTGGTGATAAAGTTCTTCACCATGGTCCTAGGATACTCGCGAATGTTGTATGCCCAGATAGTCAATGACGAGAAGCTTGAGACACTTCTTCAAGCTCATAACAAGGCATTCGAATACTTCGGAGGTTATCCACATGAAGGGCTGTACGACAACATGAAAGCCGTGGTCAAGTCTC
This portion of the Mesotoga infera genome encodes:
- a CDS encoding GAF domain-containing protein, translating into METIKVYIVDNGSAELNSVFRKISKIKGNIHVALLTEEPVNKNNLQIDRCERLNNLLKTKYEGFSNLIEDLIFLVKLDDPVNPGKIVEINNRVVEKLGYSYETLLGKNFYSLMSDPDSYFGTIRADLMLKGRCNFNSSLIGNNGSVLPVEIWMKVLDLQGDIVTMVVARDQSSYEKIQAELRWRLEFEKVISNVSGILKNYEDIDRAIDKALAELCRLTGADRSYVFLFDNESDFMSNTHEWCREGVESEKEALQKLPLSDYPWWMKELQKGEVMNIIVDELPEDAKPEAEIMRRRKIQSLVVVPIFTRQKLVGFAGLDSLEGYFKWNEADIELLKVFVSLISEVVGFSLLT
- a CDS encoding transposase, with product MLFHIFYRRFSYFTVDVDIGKEMLDNLNGLIIADRGYFKGSFLSQFTKEGDLRAIVRPKSRKKDSSFKEKHSQTYSKRWKIERLFQKMKEVFRVEIPRKGGRDDLLSRVTALFLTVVTLAFSKFVLNDPILDYLNCC
- the istA gene encoding IS21 family transposase is translated as MLGEKQVIEIRILSKRGITNREIAREMGCHENTVSKYLKEDWKKMKGISKLDPYKEHIIKRLEEYPSIKATVLFKEIKAQGYTGGMTIVRMYVHSIRPEDEIESTRFETAPGRQFQADWGEGETRIGGKSVVIKFFTMVLGYSRMLYAQIVNDEKLETLLQAHNKAFEYFGGYPHEGLYDNMKAVVKSLERKKEYNAKFTDFADFYGFRIITHRPYNPKAKGKVERMVPYVRNNILYAQSYSSLSELENTLLDWLVIANQRLHSYLKETPLERFEREKEHLNKLTRFYPLRRLNTRLVRESGQVIYKERAYRVPEKYTGKKVNLQTEGQMLKIYCEDDLINSQPLKDQVEVRSLKEYQKLVGA